Proteins found in one Corynebacterium zhongnanshanii genomic segment:
- a CDS encoding DUF2631 domain-containing protein yields MTSGGIVASHKKEAEVHNGVSTDDVPSAAWGWSALSTRAMATAGICGGLFLLAMLFGNHHGNVENIYLIVLAVVCFIGTTIMVTGLPGKQSTRLHANNKPVGHIEPNWSADQKNLTGAYADLSDEELLALNIKK; encoded by the coding sequence TTGACATCAGGAGGAATCGTGGCGTCCCACAAGAAGGAAGCTGAAGTTCACAACGGCGTCTCGACCGACGACGTGCCAAGCGCAGCCTGGGGCTGGAGCGCGCTGTCCACTCGAGCAATGGCAACCGCAGGTATCTGCGGTGGCCTGTTCCTGCTGGCCATGTTGTTCGGTAACCACCACGGCAACGTTGAGAACATCTACCTCATCGTCCTGGCCGTTGTGTGCTTCATTGGAACCACCATCATGGTGACCGGCCTTCCAGGTAAGCAGTCCACTCGCCTGCACGCGAACAACAAGCCAGTGGGTCACATCGAGCCTAACTGGAGCGCTGACCAGAAGAACCTCACCGGAGCCTACGCGGACCTCTCCGATGAAGAGCTGCTGGCTCTGAACATCAAGAAGTAG
- a CDS encoding phosphatidate cytidylyltransferase has product MAAPKPKNGAGRNLKQAIGVGVLLGALVIASLMNPIAWYPLVAIAVGLATYEVWRRLLEAGYVVNLLVCVLGGQAMLWLSLPFGTSGLIAGYVTSVLVLMVTRLFHYGRNSPPHNYVRDVAVGTFIMTWIPLFATFAAMLSRMENDSADGVMFILTFMICVVASDVGGYAFGVFFGSHPMAPAVSPKKSWEGFAGSIVTSMVAGTLCVVFLLEAPFWIGILLGIGLAICATLGDLVESQFKRDLKLKDMSHMLPGHGGLMDRMDGLLPAAMVTWVVLNIISSV; this is encoded by the coding sequence ATGGCTGCTCCAAAGCCAAAAAATGGCGCCGGTCGTAATCTGAAACAAGCGATCGGCGTGGGAGTTCTCCTCGGCGCGCTGGTCATCGCATCCCTGATGAACCCCATCGCGTGGTACCCCTTGGTGGCCATTGCGGTGGGGCTTGCCACATATGAAGTGTGGCGCCGCCTGCTGGAGGCCGGCTATGTGGTGAACCTCCTGGTGTGCGTCCTCGGTGGCCAGGCGATGCTGTGGCTCTCCTTGCCCTTCGGTACCTCCGGGCTCATCGCGGGCTATGTCACCAGCGTGCTGGTGCTGATGGTGACGAGGCTGTTCCATTACGGGCGTAACTCGCCCCCGCACAATTACGTGCGCGATGTGGCTGTGGGAACGTTCATCATGACGTGGATTCCGCTGTTTGCCACGTTTGCGGCGATGCTGTCCCGGATGGAAAACGACAGCGCAGATGGCGTGATGTTTATCCTCACGTTCATGATCTGTGTGGTGGCCTCCGACGTGGGAGGCTACGCCTTCGGCGTGTTCTTCGGCTCCCACCCGATGGCTCCGGCCGTGAGTCCCAAGAAGTCCTGGGAGGGCTTCGCCGGTTCCATCGTCACCTCCATGGTGGCGGGAACGTTGTGCGTGGTGTTCCTCCTCGAGGCTCCGTTCTGGATCGGGATTCTCCTCGGCATTGGCCTGGCGATCTGCGCCACGCTCGGCGATTTGGTGGAATCGCAGTTCAAGCGAGACTTAAAGCTCAAAGACATGTCTCACATGCTGCCAGGACACGGCGGGCTGATGGACCGCATGGATGGTCTGCTGCCCGCCGCAATGGTGACCTGGGTGGTGCTGAATATCATCAGCTCCGTCTAG
- the frr gene encoding ribosome recycling factor, with protein sequence MIDDILLDSEERMTSSVEHAREDLTTIRTGRANPAMFNGVMAEYYGALTPITQMATISVPEPRMLLIKPYEQSLMNDIENAIRNSDLGVNPTNDGQVLRVTIPQLTEERRRELVKMAKSKGEDAKIAIRNIRRKGMEQLGKIQKDGEAGEDEVKAAEKELEKVTHNYVTQVDALVSNKESELMEV encoded by the coding sequence ATGATTGACGATATTCTTCTGGACTCCGAAGAGCGCATGACCAGCTCCGTTGAGCACGCTCGCGAGGACCTCACCACCATCCGCACCGGCCGTGCCAACCCGGCGATGTTCAACGGCGTGATGGCTGAATACTACGGCGCGCTGACCCCCATCACCCAGATGGCCACCATCAGCGTTCCCGAGCCACGCATGCTGCTCATCAAGCCATATGAGCAGAGCCTGATGAACGATATCGAAAACGCGATCCGCAACTCGGACCTGGGCGTGAACCCCACGAACGACGGTCAGGTTCTGCGTGTCACCATCCCGCAGCTGACCGAGGAGCGACGCCGCGAGCTCGTGAAGATGGCGAAGTCCAAGGGCGAGGACGCGAAGATCGCGATCCGCAACATCCGCCGCAAGGGCATGGAACAGCTCGGAAAGATTCAGAAGGATGGCGAAGCGGGCGAGGACGAGGTGAAAGCCGCTGAGAAGGAGCTCGAGAAGGTCACGCACAACTACGTCACCCAGGTGGATGCCCTTGTGTCCAACAAAGAATCCGAATTGATGGAAGTCTAA
- the dxr gene encoding 1-deoxy-D-xylulose-5-phosphate reductoisomerase yields the protein MNKTRVVVLGSTGSIGTQALEVIAHNADRFELVGIAAQGSQPELLVEQARQFGLAADHVAVASERSADIIDAELDGHVIRGVDSARQLVESCAETLTDNDVILNALVGSLGLDATLATLATRAKLALANKESLVAGGHLVLDAADPGQLVPVDSEHSAMAQCLLAGRADEVDTLVLTASGGPFRGWTREQLEPVTPLQAAQHPTWSMGQMNTLNSASLVNKGLELIEASLLFGIPAERIEVTVHPQSIVHSMVTFCDGATIAQASPPSMKLPISLALGWPDRVPDAQPKLDFRQAATWEFEPLDDEVFPAVRVAREAVTAGGTMPAVYNAVNEEAAVEFLNGRLSFPRIVDTIEVVMSDLTHLAAQPRDLEDVLAAEREARTKAHERMQPWLLD from the coding sequence GTGAATAAGACACGAGTTGTTGTTCTTGGAAGTACCGGTTCGATCGGAACGCAGGCTCTTGAGGTCATTGCACACAACGCTGATCGCTTTGAGCTTGTGGGCATCGCCGCGCAAGGCTCCCAGCCCGAGCTGCTGGTCGAGCAAGCGCGCCAGTTCGGTCTTGCCGCCGACCACGTGGCGGTGGCGTCGGAGCGTTCTGCGGACATCATCGACGCCGAACTGGACGGACACGTGATCCGCGGGGTGGATTCCGCCCGCCAGTTGGTGGAGAGCTGTGCGGAGACGCTGACGGACAACGACGTCATTTTAAACGCGCTGGTGGGCTCGCTGGGGCTGGATGCCACCCTGGCGACGCTCGCCACGCGGGCGAAACTTGCGCTGGCCAATAAGGAATCGCTGGTGGCGGGTGGACACTTGGTGCTCGACGCCGCAGATCCCGGCCAACTGGTGCCCGTGGATTCCGAACACTCCGCGATGGCTCAGTGCCTGCTGGCCGGACGTGCCGACGAGGTGGACACGCTGGTGCTGACGGCCTCAGGCGGTCCGTTCCGTGGCTGGACCCGAGAGCAGTTGGAGCCTGTGACGCCGCTTCAGGCTGCCCAGCATCCGACGTGGTCCATGGGGCAGATGAATACGTTGAACTCTGCATCCTTGGTGAATAAGGGGCTGGAATTAATTGAGGCGAGTTTGCTGTTTGGCATTCCCGCCGAACGCATCGAGGTGACGGTCCACCCTCAGTCGATCGTTCATTCCATGGTGACGTTTTGCGATGGTGCGACGATTGCCCAGGCTTCGCCGCCGTCCATGAAGCTCCCGATTTCCCTGGCGCTCGGCTGGCCGGATCGCGTGCCGGACGCGCAGCCGAAGCTCGATTTCCGGCAGGCTGCCACGTGGGAGTTTGAGCCGCTGGACGACGAGGTCTTCCCGGCCGTGCGCGTGGCCCGGGAGGCCGTAACCGCCGGTGGAACTATGCCCGCGGTCTACAACGCGGTGAACGAGGAAGCAGCCGTGGAGTTCTTGAACGGGCGCTTGAGCTTCCCCCGCATTGTGGACACCATCGAGGTGGTCATGAGCGACCTCACCCACCTCGCGGCGCAACCGCGCGACCTTGAGGACGTCCTTGCTGCCGAACGAGAGGCCCGCACGAAGGCCCATGAGAGGATGCAACCGTGGCTTTTGGACTAG
- a CDS encoding M50 family metallopeptidase: MAFGLGVLLFAVGIMFSIAWHELGHMQAARMTGMRVRRYFVGFGPTIWSFTRPYKGKTGGTTEYGVKAVPLGGFCDIAGMTLLDEVSEDEKPYAMYRQSAVKRIFVLLGGIIMNVILALAIIYGVAIKWGLPDTSVVFTPTVAETACVSQSQNADGTLEPCTGNGPAEQSGVRAGDTFTRFNGVDTPDFQALTREISRVASDNKDTHAAGDHISVPATVDRGGQAVDLTVQVELVERLNTAGNTMLTGAIGIKAKQPEYTILEYNPVTAVGGTAHFAGTMVSQTVEGMIAIPERVPGLVRSIFGGNREQDSPMSVVGASRVGGELVQYEQWQTFWMMLASLNLFLAGFNLLPLPPLDGGHIAVVLWEKIRDFFRRRRGLAPGGPADYTKLMPLTYAATVVLMVFGAMVIVADVVNPIKLF, translated from the coding sequence GTGGCTTTTGGACTAGGAGTCCTGCTATTCGCGGTGGGGATCATGTTCTCCATCGCCTGGCACGAATTGGGTCACATGCAGGCAGCACGCATGACCGGCATGCGCGTGCGCCGCTACTTCGTGGGCTTTGGCCCCACCATCTGGTCCTTCACCCGTCCCTATAAGGGCAAGACAGGTGGAACCACGGAGTACGGCGTGAAGGCCGTGCCCCTGGGAGGCTTCTGCGACATCGCGGGTATGACCCTGCTGGATGAGGTCTCCGAGGACGAAAAGCCCTACGCCATGTACCGGCAATCCGCGGTGAAGCGCATCTTCGTGTTGCTGGGCGGCATCATCATGAATGTCATCCTGGCGTTGGCGATCATCTACGGCGTGGCCATCAAGTGGGGATTGCCGGACACTTCCGTGGTGTTCACCCCCACCGTGGCGGAGACCGCGTGTGTCTCGCAGTCTCAGAATGCGGACGGCACGCTGGAGCCCTGCACAGGGAACGGCCCTGCCGAACAATCCGGTGTGCGCGCAGGGGATACCTTCACCCGCTTCAACGGCGTGGACACTCCAGATTTTCAGGCGTTAACCCGGGAGATCTCGCGCGTGGCGTCGGATAATAAGGACACACACGCGGCAGGGGATCACATCAGCGTGCCCGCGACGGTGGATCGTGGCGGCCAGGCGGTGGACCTGACGGTCCAGGTTGAGCTGGTGGAGCGGCTGAACACCGCCGGGAACACCATGCTGACCGGCGCCATCGGCATCAAGGCCAAGCAGCCGGAGTACACGATTCTGGAGTACAACCCGGTCACCGCAGTGGGCGGCACGGCGCACTTCGCCGGCACCATGGTGAGCCAGACGGTCGAGGGAATGATCGCGATCCCGGAGCGCGTGCCAGGCCTCGTGCGCTCCATCTTCGGTGGCAATCGCGAGCAGGATTCGCCTATGTCTGTGGTGGGTGCCTCGCGCGTTGGCGGCGAGCTGGTGCAGTATGAGCAGTGGCAGACCTTCTGGATGATGCTGGCCAGCTTGAACTTGTTCCTGGCGGGATTCAACCTGCTGCCGCTGCCGCCACTGGACGGCGGGCACATCGCCGTGGTGCTGTGGGAGAAGATCCGCGACTTCTTCCGCAGGCGCCGAGGCTTGGCACCCGGTGGTCCTGCCGATTACACCAAGCTCATGCCGCTGACCTACGCCGCGACGGTGGTGCTGATGGTCTTCGGCGCGATGGTGATTGTTGCTGACGTGGTGAATCCCATCAAGTTGTTTTAG
- a CDS encoding LapA family protein, whose translation MTNQHPQPNESTDPFAEFPQETTPVDTPSFEPQETPVQETTPEVERTIAGSTWVALILGIFLLIVLLVFILQNQQSAQITFFAWNLNFPIGVGMLLAAIIGALVMALVGGVRIMQLRRQVTRR comes from the coding sequence ATGACGAATCAACATCCTCAACCGAATGAGTCCACTGATCCTTTCGCAGAGTTTCCTCAGGAGACGACACCGGTGGACACCCCCTCGTTCGAGCCTCAGGAGACCCCTGTTCAGGAAACCACCCCTGAGGTGGAACGGACGATCGCGGGAAGCACCTGGGTTGCCCTGATCCTGGGCATCTTCCTGCTCATCGTGCTGCTGGTATTCATCCTTCAGAACCAACAGAGCGCGCAGATCACCTTCTTCGCCTGGAACCTCAACTTCCCCATTGGCGTGGGTATGCTGCTGGCCGCCATTATCGGCGCATTGGTGATGGCTCTGGTGGGCGGCGTGCGCATCATGCAATTGCGACGCCAAGTCACCCGTCGCTAG
- a CDS encoding ABC transporter ATP-binding protein, which produces MLNLNQITLDIQDGNLTRRLLDHVSLTVDPGEVVGLTGPSGSGKSTLLAVAAGLQKPTSGTATLGDSIDLINGGARTRREHVGIVFQQPNLLPSLTAQEQLQVMARLDRPWGLRRAQWRATTRRAAELLERVGLGDKTGARVSELSGGQQARVNLARALMNQPDVLLVDEPTAALDSDNASLVTELITGIAREDGIPVLYVSHDQEQLTGLDRVVEIVDGRVLQPTG; this is translated from the coding sequence ATGCTAAACCTCAATCAGATCACCCTGGACATTCAAGACGGAAACCTCACGCGCAGGCTTCTGGATCACGTCTCCCTGACCGTGGACCCGGGAGAGGTCGTGGGGCTCACCGGCCCCTCCGGTTCCGGTAAATCCACCCTGCTGGCCGTGGCGGCCGGACTTCAGAAACCCACCAGCGGAACTGCCACGCTGGGTGACAGCATCGACCTCATCAACGGCGGCGCTCGGACGCGCCGGGAACACGTGGGCATCGTGTTCCAGCAACCCAACCTGCTCCCCTCGCTCACTGCCCAGGAGCAACTGCAGGTGATGGCCAGGCTGGATCGGCCGTGGGGACTTCGCCGCGCTCAGTGGCGCGCCACCACACGCCGCGCGGCCGAGCTGCTGGAACGCGTGGGTCTCGGCGACAAAACTGGTGCACGGGTTTCCGAGCTCTCCGGTGGCCAGCAGGCGCGCGTCAACCTTGCCCGAGCGCTCATGAACCAGCCGGACGTGCTGCTCGTGGACGAGCCCACGGCCGCCCTGGACTCTGACAACGCGAGCCTGGTCACCGAGCTGATCACCGGCATCGCACGAGAAGACGGCATCCCCGTGCTCTATGTCTCCCACGATCAGGAACAGCTCACGGGGCTCGACCGCGTGGTCGAGATCGTCGACGGCCGCGTGCTGCAGCCTACTGGGTAA
- a CDS encoding sensor histidine kinase encodes MVKKLDQAWVFLGHGLHVLVAALWVVAVLNDGLSAAAVVFAVLYATGMFMSPRWVWLLAVSAAWAWWLYAAPSAAFVAFALFFLVVRFLPIRWAIPCVFAVAAVAVVSLGVEKGWTLGGVIGPVTGGLVALGLGIGFRMLRRETATAERARLAGEIHDTVAQGLVSIQMLLHSVEQKIDRQWGEVPEDLRRDLQLARQTAQANLEDTRRIIAELQPAQLEGADLPTAVRSVVASTPMGERMRCTIDGDARPLAARIEVEIVRITQSLVSNVVKHSHADAAAVTLTYQPDAVRVDVVDNGRGFQPDDARLSPVGLGAVKRKVTTMGGTMDIESEPGHGCGVSIEVPA; translated from the coding sequence ATGGTCAAAAAATTGGATCAGGCCTGGGTGTTTTTAGGCCACGGCCTGCATGTGTTGGTTGCTGCCCTGTGGGTGGTTGCTGTGCTGAACGACGGGCTCAGTGCTGCGGCGGTGGTGTTTGCGGTGCTGTATGCCACGGGGATGTTCATGTCACCCCGCTGGGTGTGGCTGCTCGCGGTGAGCGCGGCGTGGGCGTGGTGGCTGTATGCAGCGCCCTCGGCGGCGTTCGTCGCCTTCGCCCTGTTCTTCCTGGTGGTGCGCTTCCTTCCCATCCGGTGGGCCATCCCTTGCGTGTTCGCCGTGGCGGCTGTGGCGGTCGTGTCGCTGGGCGTGGAGAAGGGCTGGACGCTGGGCGGGGTGATCGGCCCCGTGACCGGAGGCCTGGTGGCGCTGGGCTTGGGCATTGGCTTTCGCATGCTGCGCCGGGAAACCGCCACGGCCGAACGCGCCCGGCTGGCCGGGGAGATCCACGATACAGTCGCCCAGGGCCTGGTCTCCATCCAGATGCTCCTGCACTCCGTGGAGCAGAAGATCGACCGGCAGTGGGGTGAGGTCCCGGAGGATCTGCGCCGCGACCTGCAGCTGGCTCGGCAGACCGCGCAGGCGAACCTGGAGGATACGCGCCGCATCATCGCTGAGCTGCAGCCGGCGCAACTGGAGGGTGCGGACCTTCCCACGGCGGTGCGGTCCGTGGTGGCGTCCACCCCGATGGGCGAGCGGATGCGCTGCACCATCGATGGGGACGCCCGGCCCCTCGCCGCACGAATCGAGGTGGAGATCGTGCGCATCACCCAATCGTTGGTGTCCAATGTGGTGAAGCATTCCCATGCCGACGCCGCCGCGGTCACCCTCACCTATCAGCCAGACGCCGTGCGGGTCGATGTGGTGGACAACGGCCGTGGGTTCCAACCGGATGACGCCAGGCTGAGCCCCGTCGGCTTAGGGGCCGTGAAAAGAAAGGTGACCACCATGGGAGGAACTATGGACATCGAGTCCGAGCCAGGCCACGGCTGTGGCGTGTCGATCGAGGTTCCAGCATGA
- a CDS encoding FtsX-like permease family protein, translated as MFQGLAELRTAKARTALIITTIMMITIMVTFLSSLAAGLSHQSVSALQYQLEGNKAVVVNGTGLSSSHIDDAQAEEIQAAGGRIVHIARTPDTIYMTGDGPEDLYLEHQPITWAPDHEVDAMPGAASFGVVDPDYPAALQGKDALNTSGSYQGEQSSLSLMITLLYVISALVLGAFFAVWTIQRLRGVAITAALGGSRPVIMVDALGQALVVLALGIVIGTLVTLGAGSLISGIPIVLSQQTIATPALILLAAGLLGAAISIKPILSINPRSALTC; from the coding sequence ATGTTTCAGGGGCTTGCCGAGCTCCGCACCGCCAAGGCACGCACGGCGCTCATCATCACCACCATCATGATGATCACCATCATGGTGACGTTCTTGAGCTCGCTGGCCGCAGGCCTGTCCCACCAATCCGTCTCCGCGTTGCAGTATCAGCTTGAGGGAAATAAGGCCGTCGTCGTCAATGGCACAGGCTTGTCCAGCAGCCACATCGACGATGCTCAGGCTGAGGAGATCCAGGCCGCCGGTGGCCGCATTGTCCACATTGCTCGCACACCGGACACCATCTACATGACCGGCGATGGGCCAGAGGATCTCTACCTCGAGCACCAGCCCATCACCTGGGCACCCGACCACGAGGTGGACGCCATGCCCGGGGCGGCTTCCTTCGGCGTAGTCGATCCTGACTACCCCGCAGCCCTGCAGGGCAAGGACGCGCTGAACACCTCCGGCTCCTACCAGGGCGAACAGAGCTCGCTGAGCTTGATGATCACCCTCCTGTACGTCATCTCCGCGCTCGTGCTTGGCGCCTTCTTCGCGGTGTGGACTATCCAACGCCTGCGTGGCGTGGCCATCACCGCCGCCCTCGGTGGTTCTCGCCCGGTCATTATGGTCGACGCCCTCGGCCAAGCACTCGTAGTCCTAGCTCTGGGGATCGTCATCGGAACGCTGGTGACGCTGGGAGCAGGCAGTCTGATCTCCGGCATCCCGATCGTGCTGAGCCAGCAGACCATCGCGACCCCTGCCCTAATCCTCCTGGCCGCGGGGCTGCTCGGCGCCGCGATCTCCATCAAGCCCATCCTGTCCATCAACCCACGGAGCGCACTGACATGCTAA
- the ispG gene encoding flavodoxin-dependent (E)-4-hydroxy-3-methylbut-2-enyl-diphosphate synthase — protein MSGISLGIPDGPPPVLAPRRKTRQLNVGGTWVGSDHPITVQSMTTTKTHDVNATLQQIAQLTAAGCDIVRVACPKTVDAEALPAIAKKSPIPVIADIHFQPKYIFSAIDAGCAAVRVNPGNIKEFDGRVKEVAKAAGDAGIPIRIGVNAGSLDKRLLEKYGKATPEALVESALWEASLFEEHGFGDIAISVKHNDPVVMVDAYRQLAAKSDYPLHLGVTEAGPAFQGTIKSSVAFGALLSEGIGDTIRVSLSADPVEEIKVGDQILQSLNLRPRKLEIVSCPSCGRAQVDVYTLADEVTAGLEGMEFPLRVAVMGCVVNGPGEARDADLGVASGNGKGQIFVKGEVVKTVPEDQIVETLIEEAMRIAEEQGLEAVEGAKAEVKVTQ, from the coding sequence ATGTCCGGAATTTCCCTGGGTATCCCCGACGGCCCTCCACCAGTGCTGGCACCGCGGCGTAAGACCCGCCAGTTGAATGTTGGCGGCACCTGGGTGGGATCGGATCATCCGATCACAGTGCAGTCCATGACCACCACCAAAACCCACGACGTGAATGCCACCCTGCAGCAAATTGCCCAATTGACCGCTGCGGGCTGCGACATCGTGCGTGTGGCGTGCCCGAAAACTGTCGACGCCGAAGCTCTGCCCGCTATCGCGAAGAAGTCCCCGATCCCCGTGATCGCCGATATCCACTTCCAGCCGAAGTATATTTTCTCCGCGATTGATGCTGGGTGCGCCGCCGTGCGCGTGAACCCCGGAAATATCAAGGAGTTCGACGGCCGAGTGAAGGAGGTAGCGAAGGCCGCGGGCGATGCCGGTATTCCGATCCGCATTGGAGTGAACGCGGGCTCGTTGGATAAGCGCCTGCTGGAGAAGTACGGTAAGGCCACTCCGGAGGCCTTGGTGGAGTCCGCTCTGTGGGAGGCGTCCCTGTTTGAGGAGCACGGATTCGGGGACATCGCGATTTCCGTGAAGCACAACGACCCCGTGGTGATGGTGGATGCCTACCGCCAGTTGGCAGCGAAGTCCGATTACCCGCTGCACCTGGGTGTGACGGAGGCGGGGCCGGCGTTCCAGGGAACCATCAAGTCCTCCGTGGCGTTCGGTGCACTGCTGTCCGAGGGCATCGGCGACACGATCCGCGTGTCCCTGTCCGCGGATCCGGTGGAGGAGATCAAGGTGGGGGACCAGATCCTGCAGTCGCTGAACCTGCGTCCGCGCAAGCTGGAGATTGTGTCCTGCCCGTCGTGTGGCCGTGCTCAGGTGGACGTGTACACCCTGGCCGACGAGGTGACCGCCGGCCTGGAGGGCATGGAGTTCCCGCTGCGCGTGGCTGTGATGGGCTGTGTGGTCAACGGGCCAGGTGAGGCCCGCGACGCCGACCTGGGCGTGGCCTCCGGTAACGGCAAGGGCCAGATCTTTGTGAAGGGTGAGGTGGTGAAGACCGTGCCTGAGGATCAGATCGTGGAAACCCTCATCGAAGAGGCCATGCGCATCGCCGAGGAGCAGGGCCTGGAAGCAGTGGAGGGCGCCAAGGCCGAGGTGAAGGTTACCCAGTAG
- a CDS encoding response regulator: protein MIRVLIADDHPVVRAGLASMVEGHDVDVVASVDSAQEAVELCSTTPVDVVLMDLRFGETPNSTTGDGVWATEQIRALPNPPQVLVVTNYSTDSDVMGAISAGAVGYLLKDCGPTQLLEGIRQAHRGETVLSPNVMGKVMGRLSNPIEKLTARELDVLREASLGKSNRLIARQLVLTEATVKSHLTHVFAKLGVNNRTAAVAVARERGIL, encoded by the coding sequence ATGATCCGAGTACTCATCGCCGACGATCACCCCGTCGTCCGCGCAGGCCTGGCTTCCATGGTGGAGGGCCACGACGTGGATGTTGTGGCCAGCGTGGACTCCGCGCAGGAAGCCGTGGAGCTGTGTAGCACCACGCCGGTGGACGTGGTGCTCATGGACTTGCGCTTCGGCGAAACCCCGAACTCCACAACGGGTGATGGCGTGTGGGCCACGGAGCAGATCCGCGCATTGCCGAATCCGCCTCAGGTACTGGTGGTGACCAACTACAGCACGGACTCCGATGTCATGGGGGCCATTAGCGCTGGCGCCGTGGGCTACCTGCTGAAAGACTGCGGCCCCACCCAACTGCTGGAGGGCATCCGCCAGGCCCACCGGGGCGAGACAGTGCTCAGCCCGAACGTCATGGGCAAGGTCATGGGACGGCTATCCAACCCGATCGAAAAGCTCACCGCCCGCGAGCTCGATGTGCTCCGAGAGGCGAGTCTTGGCAAATCCAACCGCCTCATCGCACGCCAGCTGGTGCTCACCGAAGCCACGGTGAAGTCTCATCTGACCCATGTGTTCGCCAAGCTGGGGGTGAACAACCGAACAGCGGCGGTGGCCGTGGCGCGGGAACGCGGAATTCTGTAG
- the rlmN gene encoding 23S rRNA (adenine(2503)-C(2))-methyltransferase RlmN, which translates to MGTPVTLQFSAPKRGMPPVHLADLHREDIQTRVQDLGLPKFRADQIIRQYYGRLQGDPLSMTDLPEAKRESVKEALFPDLMHPVRSLNTDDGETRKTLWRLHDGTMLESVLMRYPDRATLCISSQAGCGMACPFCATGQGGLDRNLSVGEMVEQARYAAVAMRDGEVSGGPGRLSNIVFMGMGEPLANYKRVVETIRKITSPAPEGFGISQRNITVSTVGLAPAIRKLADEDMKCRLAVSLHTPDDELRDELVPVNNRWSVAEVLDAARYYADKSGRRVSIEYALIRDMNDQPWRAELLGKKLRGALGNQVHVNVIPLNPTPGSKWDASPKERQDEFVRLVEAQGVACTVRDTKGQEIAAACGQLAAEER; encoded by the coding sequence ATGGGTACACCAGTAACGCTTCAATTTTCCGCTCCCAAGCGCGGGATGCCACCTGTACATCTCGCTGATCTTCACCGCGAGGACATCCAAACTCGCGTTCAGGACCTAGGCCTGCCCAAGTTCCGCGCGGATCAGATCATTCGCCAATATTATGGCCGCCTCCAAGGCGATCCCCTCAGCATGACGGACCTGCCAGAGGCGAAGAGGGAATCCGTTAAGGAGGCGCTGTTTCCCGATCTGATGCACCCGGTGCGTTCTCTGAATACCGACGATGGCGAGACCCGCAAAACCCTGTGGCGCCTTCACGACGGCACCATGCTGGAGTCCGTGCTCATGCGCTACCCGGACCGCGCCACTTTGTGCATCTCCTCCCAGGCCGGCTGTGGCATGGCCTGCCCTTTCTGCGCCACGGGCCAGGGAGGGCTGGATCGTAACCTGTCGGTGGGGGAGATGGTCGAGCAGGCCCGCTACGCCGCCGTGGCCATGCGAGACGGTGAAGTCAGCGGTGGCCCGGGCCGCCTGTCCAACATCGTGTTCATGGGCATGGGCGAGCCTCTGGCGAACTACAAGCGCGTGGTGGAGACCATCCGCAAGATCACCTCGCCCGCTCCGGAGGGCTTTGGCATCTCCCAACGCAACATCACCGTCTCCACCGTGGGCCTGGCACCGGCGATCCGGAAGCTGGCGGATGAGGACATGAAGTGCCGCCTGGCCGTGTCCCTCCATACCCCCGACGACGAACTTCGCGACGAGCTGGTTCCCGTCAACAATCGGTGGTCTGTGGCCGAGGTGCTGGACGCCGCCCGTTACTACGCGGATAAATCCGGCCGCCGGGTGTCCATCGAGTACGCCCTGATCCGCGACATGAACGACCAGCCGTGGCGTGCCGAGCTGTTGGGCAAGAAGCTGCGTGGTGCCCTGGGCAACCAGGTGCACGTCAATGTGATTCCGCTGAACCCCACGCCGGGCTCCAAGTGGGATGCGTCCCCGAAGGAGCGTCAGGATGAGTTCGTGCGCCTGGTGGAGGCCCAAGGGGTGGCGTGTACCGTCCGCGATACCAAGGGGCAGGAAATCGCGGCTGCGTGTGGGCAGCTCGCCGCCGAGGAACGATAA